Sequence from the Fusobacterium periodonticum ATCC 33693 genome:
ACGAGTGCTAGAGTCACGAGTGTTCTTGCACTATTTAATAAATCCTCCTGCCAAGCCCAATGCCATAAGTCTTAAGTATGAAACAAAATCCCCTATATATGAAGTAATTCCATATAGTGAATAAAGTCCTCCACCTATTCTTCCTACTATAGTTTTTGCATCTCTTGCTCCAAAAGCCACTATACCTAACATTCCAACAAGTGTACAAGCTAAAAGTATATTTTTTGTAAGAGAAGTAAATCCTAATTTTCCTGCAAGAATAAGTAGAATTAAACTTGTCAAAGTTAAATACCATAAGAAAACATCATATACAGCATCCATAAAATGTCCATTTTTTATAAGTATATAGGCTTTAATAGCTAATCCCATTACTAAATGAACAGCTCCAAATAGTATAGAAAGTTTTAATATAGTCATAAAATCTTTTGATGAGTCTAGAACTTGAGTTGGTAATTTTATTAAATCACCAAAGGCACTACCATAAAGTAATCCCCATATCATAGTTGAAAAACTCAAGGCAAAGAAAAATTTTAAAAATTTTCTTTTATTTTCATCAAACTTACCAATCATCAATGCAAGACCTGAAAGTATGAATAGAATAAGTCCATAAGCAAAGTCTGCTACCATCATACCAAAGAAAATCCAGTAAAATATTGATAGTATTGCTGTTGGATCTATTTCATTATATCTAGGTAGTGCATACATTTGAGTTATAGATGCAAATAAGCCTGTTATTCCTGAATTCTTTAATAGGATTGGAACTTCTTCATCATCTTTATCAACTTCAGTGATTTCTAAATAGTTACTTTTATTAGAGTTTTTATTTATAATTCTTGTAAACTCTTCTTCCGTATCCAGTGGAATATAACCCTCTATAATATCCACTGTACCAGTTGCCTTAAAGTTTGATACAACAGTTTCTCTCATTAAAGCATTATCTAAATATTCTTTTTGAATAAGTAATTTTGGAATAAGTTTTAATAACTTTTCAACTTTTTCCTTTAATTTTTCATTAGCTTTTTTTAATTCTTCTTCTCTATTTTTTGTTTTTTCATATTCTTCAGTAAAACTTATGTCAAAATCAAAATTAGTTTCAGTAAAGCTATAAGTTTTTAATTCATTTTTGAGTTCTTTTTCTTCGGTGTTTGAAGTCAGTAGCATAATATTAATTTGGCTTGATTCATCGGAGATTTCTTCTATGTATGTGTGTTCAAAGTTTCTTAGTTTGTCTTTTAATGGTTCAAAATTCTTCTTTGCAACTGTTCCTAAAAAGAATTTTGCTGTCTTAAAAGCCTTTAAATTACCAAGAGACTCTTTTATATTAAGCCACTTAGACAACTCTTTTCTATAAGTTTCAAGATTAACAATTTCTTCTTTATTGCTATCAATCTCTCTACTTATATTTGCTAAATTCTCATAGTCGTTACTAAAATCATATTTACTTGCTTGTTGCTCTACTAGTACAAACAGTGTTTCCTTGATAGAACTTTCATCTATTTCTTTTTTTGTTTCCTTTGGAAAAAGTTTTAAAAAATAATTAAGCATCCACTTAACTTTTTGACTTTTTTCTTTAATTGTAGTCATATCTTGGTTAAGTTCAATTTCTTTTAAACTCTCATCTTCTTCTTTGGTTTTAACAAAATGAACATAAGAGAATTTTTGTAGTTCTTTTAATAAGGATTTTCTGTCTTTTTCAAGAGCAAATAATTTAAATTTTTTCATTTTAACTATTGCCATTTGAATTCACTATCCTTTCTACAATTAATTCAATTACAGATTCTAGTTTATCCTCCTTAACATCTTTAATAGCTAAAACTTTTTGTTCAGCTTCTTTAAAAATCGGACTGGCGATAGCTTCTCCTTCAGTCTTGTACTTTGTTTTAAGTATCTCTGCATCCTTTATGGCTGTTTCTATGGCATCCTTCTGAAATTTTTTTATTTGTTCTCTAGTCTCTTCTTTTAAGAGTGCAATTTCTTGATTTGCCTTTTCAATTATTTCTTTTGCCTTTAATTCTGCATCTTTAACTTTTAGTATAGCATCAGTAGCCACTTTCATCACCTCCATAAATTTTATATATATTTTTAATTATTTAGAAATATCTTCTATACTTATATTATACTCCTATTATAAAAAAATTAAACTAAAAAAATCATTTTTTATCTTATACATCTAAAAATAGTATTATTTTCCTAATATAATACATTGACATTTTTTTTGATAATAAAAAAGTAAAACAAATTCTATTAAAAAAACTATCATAAATTAATGATAAAAATTATCAATTTATAATAGTTTCTTTTTATTATACAATTTCTTTCAAACTAATTAAAACTGCTTTTGTACATTACATTTAATCTATAAAATTCTCTCTATCTTTTATAGTAGTAACTTCATAAATACTTTCATTAACTTGAGAAAAACTTTCTATAAATCCTTTTTCTTTCAATTTTTGTAGTAATTGTAAATTAAATGCATTAACACTGATATTAAAACTTGTATTTCTTTTAACCAAATCTTTATAATCTTTTGATTTTACTAGTTTAAGATATTTATAAAATTTTTCAACTTCCCTAATAAAATATAATAAGTTTATTAAAATTATTAATTTTACTTCACTATCTATTTCTTTACCCTTCAAAAATTTCTTTATTAAACTTGGAGAAGTTTTATCCAAATTACTGTAAAAATTACCTATATTATTCTTTGTTATATTAAAAATAATTTCTTTTGTTTTCTCTTCAAAATTATTAAAATTTTTTATAAGTTCTAAAAATTCAGAGTTGTCATAGTTATTTTCTAAAATATGGTTTTGGACTTCTACTGGATAATCTTTATCCATAATTTTTATTTTTTGATTTGAAAATTTTAATAACTTTAATTTTGATTCTACATCTACTTTTTTATCAGATAAAATTACTAACAATTCTTCTTGAGAAAATAAATTATTATCAATTATTTCTAAATATTTATTTAGATTAAATTTGATAAAATAATTTAAACTACTTTCATAATAATTTCTAATAAAAATTAAATTCTCAGAATTCATTTTAATGACATCAAGTTTAATTAGAATATCTATTTTTTCATCTGGTATATTTTCTGGAAATCTGATATTTTCATCAACATATTCTAAAGTTTTTAATATATCACTATATATTTCATTATTTAACTCATAACATTTTAAAACTTCTATAAAAAATGTAGATTTATCTTCTTCTTCAAAATTAAACCCTTTATATGAGAGTTTTTTTAGTTCTAAATTAATAAATTGTATTAAAATTTCATTAAATCCATTTTCTCTAAAATATGTAAAAATATTTTTTTCAGAATATTCCATCTTTTTCTTAGATAAGAGAATATTCCAAAGATTTCTATTATCAATTTTAGAAAAATCAGTAATATTATCAGCTAAAAATTCTATATACTTTTCCTTTTTTTCATTAGCAATATCTTTAAAGTTTAAAAATTTAATAATATACTCTTCTTCTTCCTCAATTTTACCATCACAATTTTTTAAAATAATTTCTGCATATTTATCCATATTTTCTTCTAGATACTCTAATAAATAGCTGCTATTTTCTAAACCATTATTAATGATTGTGTAATTTTTAGATTTTAATTCTTTAGTTAATATATCATTTAATTCATTAATTTTTTCATCATTTAAATTCAATTTTTCTTTCTTTAAAAGGAGTAGAGTCTCTTCAAACTTAGCAGGCTTTTCAATATCTTTGAATAAAATATTTTTATATAAAACTTCTTTTATCATTAAATTAATATTATTAAAATTAAGAATATATTTTTTCTTTTTAAAATTAGTTTCAAAAATTGTCCAGCTAATTCCTTTACGACTAAAGGCATCAAAAGTATCTGAATACTCTAATTCTTTAAATTTAATATCTAAATTTTCAAGATTATCAATAAAATTTGAATAGTTTAATCCCATTTCTAGTATTTTTATATTTTTATAAAGCCTAAAATCAAAAAATTCTTTTTTATTTTCTATATATTCTATTATATTATTATTTTTATTAATTTTTTCTAAATCATCCCTTTTAAAAAATTGTAAAGTATCTACTACATACATATATAATTCATCTTCTAATAAATTTTCATAATTCTTAACTTCTGAAAAAAATGTTTCCCAAATAGAATAGAGTAAAATAGTGGTTGTATAATAAATGGTGTTGATGGAAGAAATTTTTATCAATGCCATTTTTTAATAAAAAAAAGTTGAGACAACAAAATTTTCCTGTTAAAATTAAATCGCCAAAAATAACTCAAAAAGGAAGTGATTTCATTGTCTCTATCTAATTTTATCAAAACTATCTTAAATATTCAAGATAATAATATTTCTTTTCCAGAAGAAGAATATTACCAAGTTATTAAAAAAGGGAATCATCTAGTTAAAGTTTTTAAAGGATTTCTTANNNNNNNNNNNNNNNNNNNNNNNNNNNNNNNNNNNNNNNNNNNNNNNNNNNNNNNNNNNNNNNNNNNNNNNNNNNNNNNNNNNNNNNNNNNNNNNNNNNNNNNNNNNNNNNNNNNNNNNNNNNNNNNNNNNNNNNNNNNNNNNNNNNNNNNNNNNNNNNNNNNNNNNNNNNNNNNNNNNNNNNNNNNNNNNNNNNNNNNNNNNNNNNNNNNNNNNNNNNNNNNNNNNNNNNNNNNNNNNNNNNNNNNNNNNNNNNNNNNNNNNNNNNNNNNNNNNNNNNNNNNNNNNNNNNNNNNNNNNNNNNNNNNNNNNNNNNNNNNNNNNNNNNNNNNNNNNNNNNNNNNNNNNNNNNNNNNNNNNNNNNNNNNNNNNNNNNNNNNNNNNNNNNNNNNNNNNNNNNNNNNNNNNNNNNNNNNNNNNNNNNNNNNNNNNNNNNNNNNNNNNNNNNNNNNNNNNNNNNNNNNNNNNNNNNNNNNNNNNNNNNNNNNNNNNNNNNNNNNNNNNNNNNNNNNNNNNNNNNNNNNNNNNNNNNNNNNNNNNNNNNNNNNNNNNNNNNNNNNNNNNNNNNNNNNNNNNNNNNNNNNNNNNNNNNNNNNNNNNNNNNNNNNNNNNNNNNNNNNNNNNNNNNNNNNNNNNNNNNNNNNNNNNNNNNNNNNNNNNNNNNNNNNNNNNNNNNNNNNNNNNNNNNNNNNNNNNNNNNNNNNNNCCCTAACTGTGAGGCAAGTTCTTTACGCGTTACTCACCCGTCCGCCACCCAAACCGAAGTTCAAGTAGACTTGCATGTGTTAAGCATTCTGTCAGCGTTCATCCTGAGCCAGGATCAAACTCTTCGTTCAATCTTTTTAATAGCTCAATCTGCTATTTTAATTTAACACCAAATTTATGGTTGCTTTTTGTCTTTTCTCTATTCTGTTGCTAATGTCCTTGTCTCATTGACATTGACTATCTTAACATTCTTTTTACACTTTGTCAACAAAAAATTTTAATTTTTTTATTTTTTTATTTCTTTTTCATTTTATATTCATTTTAAAGGATTGTTTTTTTCTATAATTTTGTTATAATCATTATAATAACATAAGAAAGGAGTGTAAAAATGAATAAAGCTATTGCTGTTTTTGATGCTGGACTTGGAAGTTATGCTATTGTAGAGGCAATTAAAAAAGCTTATCCACAACAAGATATTCTTTATTTTGCTGATAGAAAAAGTTTCCCCTATGGTACTAAAACTACTGAGGAATTAAGAGATATTATTGAGAATTCTATTGATTTTCTTTTAGAAAAAGGTGCTGCTTTTATTGTGCTTGCTTCGAATGCACCAAGTATAACTGTTCTTGATAAAATAAAAAATAAAGATAATGTCATAGGAATCTATCCCCCACTTAAAGATGTTATAAAAGATAAAAAGAAAAATACTCTTATCATTGGTGCTAAAGTGATGATTGATAGTCCTGAATTGCAAGAATATATAAAAAAAGAAGTTGGAGATTTTTATAAACAATTTCATGTAGAAAATGCTTCACCTTTAATTCAACTTATTGAAAGTGGAGATTTTATAAATAATGTAGAAGAAACAGAAAAGATCATAAAAAATTTTATTGATAACTGTGAGAACAAATTTGGTAAATTAGATTCAATAACTTTAAGTAGTACTCATTTGCCTTGGTTATCTTCATACTTTCAAAAAATAATACCTGAAGCTAAATTGTATGATCCATCTGATGATTTAGTAAAAGCTATTAAAAATCACATAAGTGAAGGTGAAGGTAAAATACATTCTATTATTTCAGAATCTGAAAAATATCCTGCTAATGAATTTTTAAAAATTTTAGATATTTTAAAAATAAAACTTGATTATGAAATTATTTAAAAAAATAAAGCTGAGTATTATTAACTCAGCTTCAATTTTTCTTATTTTACTATTTCTTTGATTCTTGCTTTCTTAGCAGATAATCCTCTTAAGTAGTAAAGTTTAGATCTTCTTACTCTTCCTACTTTTAGAACTTCGATTCTGTCAATATTTGGAGAATTTACAGGGATTATTCTTTCTACTCCAATTCCTGCTGTAACTTTTCTTACAGTGAAAGTTTTTGCAACTCCTCCACCATTTACTCTGATTACAACTCCTTCAAATAATTGAACTCTTTCTTTGTTTCCTTCTTTTACTTTGTAGTACACTCCAATAGTGTCTCCAGCTTTGAATTGTGGAATATCAGTTCTTAAATATTGTTTTTCCACTAGTTCGATTAATTTTTCTTTCATTTCTTTCCTCCTCAAGATATTCATTTAATTTTTATTAAAGCGGAATATCGAATTTTTACCAAAATATTTTACCCTATTTTTTTATCTTTGTCAACATAGATTTTTTCTATTTTTATATTTATTTTTTTATTTGACATAAATTAGAAATAATGATTATAATTGTATAAAAAATAGGTTGGTGATAGTATGAATCAAGATATCTTTGTTAAACTTTTAGAAGAATTGTTAGCAAATATTGATGAAGGAATCCATTATGTTAACCAAGAAAATATTACTCAAATATATAATGATAACATGGAAAAAATTGAGGGAATGGATGCAAAGGTTGTACTAGGAAAAATTTTAGAAATATTTTTAAAGATATTCCTGAAGAAGAAAGTACCCTTTTAAAAGCACTAAAAGGAATATCTATCAAAGATAATATTCAAAGATACCAAAACAAAAATGGGAAAGAGATTATTGCCTTAAATACCACTCTACCTATAAAAGTAAATGGGAAGATTTTAGGTGCTTTAGAAATTTCTAAAGATATAACTAAAATAAAAAAACTTTCTGATGAATTAATAAAATTGCAAACTATAAATAATGAAATAGGTGAAAATTTTTCTTGTTGTAAAAAAAGCAAATATAGTTTTGACGATATAATAGGTGAGTGTCCTAAAATAAAAAGAACTATAGACTTAGCTAAAAGAGCAACTGAAAGTGATGCTACTGTTTTTATCTATGGAGAAACTGGAACAGGTAAAGAACTTTTGAGTCAAGCTATTCATTATGGAAGTCCAAGAAAAGATAAGTCTTTTATAGCAATAAACTGTGCTACTTTACCAGAAACTTTATTTGAAAGTATATTATTTGGAACAGAAAAAGGTGGTTTCACTGGAGCTACAAATAAAATGGGACTATTTGAACAAGCAAATGGTGGTACACTACTTCTTGATGAAATAAATTCTATTCCTATAGAATTACAAGCTAAACTTTTAAGAGTTCTACAAGAAAAAACTGTTAGAAGAATTGGCGGAGTAAAAGATATTCCTGTTGACGTAAGAATAATTTCAACTACTAATGAAAATCCAAAAGATATTATAAAAAATGGAAAAATGAGATTAGATTTGTATTATAGATTAAATTTAATTTATTTAGAACTTTCTCCATTAAGGGAAAGAGAAGGAGATATATTACTTCTTAGCCAAAAATTTTTAAATTATTATAATAGAAGGCTCAATAAAAATATAAAAGGTCTAGATAAAGAAGTTGAAAAAGTTTTTATGCAATATCTTTGGCCTGGTAACATTAGGGAACTAGAAAATGTTATACAGTCTAGTATGATTTTAACAAATGAAGATTTTTTAACAAAAGAATTTTTAAATATAAATTGGGATGAAAATTTCTTTAAGAAAAAAGAAAAAAAAGAAGAAAAAGAATTTTTTATCAAGGTAGCTCCTGATCCTGATATCGAAATTGATGTCAATATTGATGAAAATGATCCTAATTTATTAAATAATCTTATGGCAAAAATGGAAGAGAAATATATAAGAGAAGCTGTTGATAGCTATCCATATAATTTAAGTAAAGCTGCTGCTTATCTTGGTATAAGTCGTCAAGCACTTCAATATAAAATGAAAAAATATAATATCAAATAAAATAATGTTTCATTTTTTTTAAAAATGTCTATATTAAAGCAATATTTTTTTAATTTTGTAAAAAAATATTGCTTTTTATTTTTATTTTTTATTTTATTTTTTTCAAATATAAATAAATTCTAGCTTCTCTTTTTTATAAAAGTTGGCATAGAATTTGCTTATATATTTATTAGATAGTTCGATTTATTTTAGTTTATTACAAGGAGGTATGTTTTATGGAAAATGTAAGAGTTGGTTTATGGGGCTTTGGAGCAATGGGAAGAGGTATGGCAAAAATGTTACTAACTAAAAAAGGTTTAGACTTAATTGCTGTATGTGATTTAGATCCAAATAAAGTTGGTAAAAGTATTTTTGAAATATTAAAAGTTGATAAAGGAGACAGAAAAGATGTTTTAGTTGAATCTGATTATAAAAAAATATTCACTGAAAAATGTGCTGATGTTGTCTTACTTGCAACAGACTCTTTTGTTGTAAATGCTTTCCCTAAAATAGAATACTTATTAAAACAAAAAGTAAACGTTATATCGACTGCTGAAGAAATGGCATATCCTCAAAGCCAATCTCCTGAAATAGCTAAAGAAATAGATAGATTAGCTAAAGAAAATGGAGTTAGCGTTTTAGGTACTGGTATCAATCCTGGTTTTGTTCTTGACTTATTAGTTCTTGCTTTAACAGGTACTTGTGAAAGAGTAGATTCTATAAAAGCTGTAAGAGTTAATGACTTATCTCCTTTTGGAAAAGCTGTTATGGAAGAACAAGGAGTAGGAACAACTAAAGAAGTTTTTGAAAAAGGTGTTAAAGAAGGAACAATAGCAGGACATGTTGGTTTCCCTGAATCTATAAAAATGATAACAGATGGTATTGGTTGGAACTTAGAAAAAATTGAACAAACAAGAGAAGCTATAATGAGTAATGTATATAGAAAATCTGAATATGCTGAAGTTTTAGCTGGAAATGTTGCTGGATGTAGACAATGTGGTTATGGTTATGTAGATGGAGAAATTAAAATAGTTATGGAACACCCTCAACAAATTCTTCCTAATTTAGAAGGGATAAAAACAGGTGACTATGTGACAATAAAAGGTGTGCCAA
This genomic interval carries:
- a CDS encoding sigma-54 interaction domain-containing protein, whose amino-acid sequence is MQTINNEIGENFSCCKKSKYSFDDIIGECPKIKRTIDLAKRATESDATVFIYGETGTGKELLSQAIHYGSPRKDKSFIAINCATLPETLFESILFGTEKGGFTGATNKMGLFEQANGGTLLLDEINSIPIELQAKLLRVLQEKTVRRIGGVKDIPVDVRIISTTNENPKDIIKNGKMRLDLYYRLNLIYLELSPLREREGDILLLSQKFLNYYNRRLNKNIKGLDKEVEKVFMQYLWPGNIRELENVIQSSMILTNEDFLTKEFLNINWDENFFKKKEKKEEKEFFIKVAPDPDIEIDVNIDENDPNLLNNLMAKMEEKYIREAVDSYPYNLSKAAAYLGISRQALQYKMKKYNIK
- the rplS gene encoding 50S ribosomal protein L19, yielding MKEKLIELVEKQYLRTDIPQFKAGDTIGVYYKVKEGNKERVQLFEGVVIRVNGGGVAKTFTVRKVTAGIGVERIIPVNSPNIDRIEVLKVGRVRRSKLYYLRGLSAKKARIKEIVK
- the ord gene encoding 2,4-diaminopentanoate dehydrogenase, encoding MENVRVGLWGFGAMGRGMAKMLLTKKGLDLIAVCDLDPNKVGKSIFEILKVDKGDRKDVLVESDYKKIFTEKCADVVLLATDSFVVNAFPKIEYLLKQKVNVISTAEEMAYPQSQSPEIAKEIDRLAKENGVSVLGTGINPGFVLDLLVLALTGTCERVDSIKAVRVNDLSPFGKAVMEEQGVGTTKEVFEKGVKEGTIAGHVGFPESIKMITDGIGWNLEKIEQTREAIMSNVYRKSEYAEVLAGNVAGCRQCGYGYVDGEIKIVMEHPQQILPNLEGIKTGDYVTIKGVPNIDLQITPEIPGGIGTIAMCVNSIPHIINARPGLKTMLDIPVPRAIMGDIRDMIEK
- a CDS encoding glutamate racemase, which encodes MNKAIAVFDAGLGSYAIVEAIKKAYPQQDILYFADRKSFPYGTKTTEELRDIIENSIDFLLEKGAAFIVLASNAPSITVLDKIKNKDNVIGIYPPLKDVIKDKKKNTLIIGAKVMIDSPELQEYIKKEVGDFYKQFHVENASPLIQLIESGDFINNVEETEKIIKNFIDNCENKFGKLDSITLSSTHLPWLSSYFQKIIPEAKLYDPSDDLVKAIKNHISEGEGKIHSIISESEKYPANEFLKILDILKIKLDYEII